The following is a genomic window from Bacillus sp. V2I10.
CACATCCCGTACTTGATATGATCGGTACCCGCTCACAGGGAAACGATGAAGGCCCGGCCTTTGCAGAACACTCCTACACATCTAAGGCAAATGGAGAAATCGGAACCGTCATGCGTGCATTTGCCCCTGTAATGAACGATGACCATGAACAAATTGGAGTCGTCCTTGCGGGATACAAACTTCCAGTCTTTATGGAAGTTCTGCAAAGCCTTGTGTTTGAAATCTTCATCACATCAAGTCTCTCTTTATTATTTGGGGGCTGGGGCGCCTGGATTCTGGCACGGCAAATTAAAAGACAGATGTTTCACCTCGAGCCACATGAAATTGCAAGGCTCCTTGTCGAGCGCACTGAAACATTTAATGCCATGCACGAAGGTGTAATAGCTATTGATACGAATGAAAAGATTACTATTTTTAATAATAAAGCCATGAAAATGATGCGGATTAACGGTCACGTGATTGGAAAATCCATCAGAGAAGTTATTCCAGATACCGCCTTGCCTGAAATTCTCAAGCTTGATCATGCGATATACAGCAAAGAGCTTAATGTCGGCAACCTGAACATTTTAAGCAATCGGGTTCCGATTAAAGTAAGCGGCCAAACGGTTGGAGCTGTGGCCATTTTTCAGGACAGGACCGAAGTGAAAAAGATGGCGGAAGAATTAACAGGCGTACGAGCTTTTGTAAACGCTTTACGTGTCCAAAATCATGAATACAATAATAAGCTCCATACGATTGCAGGTCTGATTCAGCTCGGGAATCACGAAAAAGCGCTCCAATTTGTCTTT
Proteins encoded in this region:
- a CDS encoding sensor histidine kinase, whose amino-acid sequence is MRRISILWKITGLIFFILGFSLFLAGIVLFGNYISGKEEELKARSFVTAQTIAELPEVKEALESRQNDLNKVIDRLRIINNANYIVVLNMDRERLTHPVLDMIGTRSQGNDEGPAFAEHSYTSKANGEIGTVMRAFAPVMNDDHEQIGVVLAGYKLPVFMEVLQSLVFEIFITSSLSLLFGGWGAWILARQIKRQMFHLEPHEIARLLVERTETFNAMHEGVIAIDTNEKITIFNNKAMKMMRINGHVIGKSIREVIPDTALPEILKLDHAIYSKELNVGNLNILSNRVPIKVSGQTVGAVAIFQDRTEVKKMAEELTGVRAFVNALRVQNHEYNNKLHTIAGLIQLGNHEKALQFVFQTTEEQEELIQFLSKNIRDESIAGLLLSKIRRGTELGISVEIDPNSQFNRFPDKLDHHDFVLILGNLIENAFDSFKHHQGPFPHIFISIEQDADILTLLVEDNGSGIKAADYPRIFEQGFSTKGGRERGIGLYLVNQLVQQANGTIMAESEEGAGTSFTVTFYMEEI